In bacterium, the following are encoded in one genomic region:
- a CDS encoding phosphoglycerate kinase, with the protein MDFNKLTIEDMEIKGKRVLIRVDFNVPLDNGGNISDDTKITAHLPTINYALSHEAKVILMSHLGRPKGKVVEKLSLAPVASRLSELLKIKINFVNECIGEKVREVVMAMHPKEVVLLENLRFHPEEETNDPNFAKELASLGEVYVDDAFSAVHRAHASISAITQYFPQAVSGFLLKNEIEYLSRVFLHPDRPICIVLGGAKVSSKIGVIDNLLNKIDKLIIGGGMAYTFLAAQGKKVGNSLLEKDRLEDVNRILTDATKYRVEILLPGDHLIADAIKEDANTQIVNLEDGIPDGWMGVDIGPQTMEKFTNALKGAKTIFWNGPMGVFEIDKFNTGSTTIGKAIVDTGALTIAGGGDTDAVIDKLGLMNKITHISTGGGACLEFLEGKELPGVKVLTNKE; encoded by the coding sequence ATGGATTTTAATAAATTAACTATTGAGGATATGGAGATAAAAGGAAAACGCGTATTAATTCGTGTGGATTTTAATGTACCTTTAGATAATGGAGGCAATATTAGTGATGATACAAAGATAACCGCTCATCTACCCACAATAAATTATGCCTTATCCCACGAGGCAAAAGTTATCCTGATGTCGCATTTAGGCAGACCTAAAGGAAAGGTGGTGGAAAAATTAAGTCTGGCACCTGTGGCTTCAAGATTGAGTGAACTACTTAAAATAAAGATTAATTTTGTAAATGAGTGTATAGGAGAAAAAGTAAGAGAGGTGGTGATGGCAATGCACCCCAAAGAGGTAGTCCTTTTAGAAAATTTGAGGTTTCATCCAGAGGAAGAAACAAACGACCCAAATTTTGCAAAAGAATTAGCCTCTCTGGGTGAAGTATATGTTGATGATGCCTTTAGTGCTGTCCATCGTGCCCATGCATCTATTTCTGCTATTACTCAATATTTCCCACAAGCGGTGAGTGGATTTTTGCTAAAAAACGAGATAGAATATCTAAGTCGTGTTTTCCTTCATCCAGATAGACCAATTTGTATTGTTCTTGGTGGTGCAAAGGTATCCTCTAAAATTGGCGTTATTGATAATCTTCTGAATAAAATTGATAAATTAATTATTGGCGGCGGTATGGCATATACCTTTTTAGCCGCTCAAGGTAAAAAGGTTGGGAATTCACTATTAGAAAAGGATAGACTCGAAGATGTAAATAGGATTCTAACAGATGCCACGAAATACAGAGTAGAAATTCTGCTTCCAGGTGACCACCTCATAGCTGATGCGATTAAAGAAGATGCAAATACCCAAATAGTAAATTTGGAAGATGGTATTCCTGATGGCTGGATGGGAGTGGATATAGGGCCACAAACTATGGAAAAGTTTACTAATGCCTTGAAAGGGGCAAAAACTATATTCTGGAATGGGCCAATGGGTGTTTTTGAAATTGATAAATTTAATACTGGAAGTACTACTATCGGAAAGGCGATTGTAGATACAGGTGCACTGACTATTGCCGGCGGCGGTGATACAGATGCGGTCATCGATAAATTAGGATTAATGAATAAAATAACACATATTTCTACGGGTGGTGGTGCATGTCTGGAATTCCTTGAAGGTAAAGAGTTACCTGGAGTTAAAGTATTGACAAATAAAGAATAG
- a CDS encoding UPF0175 family protein, whose product MERIEYQPDIELNYLIKAGIYKSKKEVVQEALMTLLQNHPQYRIEIAIQTYQNEPISLGKAAEIAGVCWEEMRKIMVNRGIPIRLGPENIEEAKKEIETLKD is encoded by the coding sequence ATGGAAAGGATAGAATATCAACCTGATATAGAATTGAATTATTTAATTAAGGCAGGGATATATAAGAGTAAGAAAGAAGTAGTACAAGAAGCTCTAATGACATTATTACAAAATCATCCTCAATACAGAATTGAGATTGCTATTCAAACATATCAGAATGAACCTATATCATTAGGTAAGGCAGCAGAAATTGCTGGGGTATGCTGGGAAGAGATGCGTAAAATAATGGTAAATAGAGGTATCCCTATTAGATTAGGTCCTGAAAATATAGAAGAAGCTAAAAAGGAAATAGAAACATTAAAAGATTAA
- a CDS encoding YebC/PmpR family DNA-binding transcriptional regulator: MSGHSKWAGIKHRKGALDAQRGKIFSKLIREITVAARNGGGNPENNARLRMVLDKAKGENMPADNIKRAIQRGTGELPGIVVEEVTYEGYGPGGVAMLVEAMTDNKNRTTSEIRRIFSRGGGNMGESGCVSWMFHKKGCLSVDKKDIGEDELLEMIMEAGAEDMKLEDDVYEITTDPQSFEEVKNILAKNGLKLKFAEISMEPQSYIKVDANTARSVLKLIEALEEDEDVQEVYSNSDIPDEVMQELQQG, from the coding sequence ATGTCTGGACATTCAAAATGGGCTGGAATTAAACATCGTAAGGGCGCATTAGACGCTCAACGAGGTAAGATTTTCTCTAAATTAATTCGCGAAATCACCGTTGCCGCAAGAAATGGGGGAGGTAATCCAGAAAATAATGCGCGACTTCGTATGGTTTTAGACAAGGCAAAAGGTGAAAATATGCCTGCGGATAATATTAAACGCGCCATTCAACGAGGCACAGGTGAATTACCAGGAATAGTTGTTGAAGAGGTAACCTATGAAGGTTATGGACCTGGTGGAGTAGCAATGTTAGTCGAGGCAATGACGGATAATAAAAATAGAACTACTTCTGAAATAAGAAGAATTTTTTCACGAGGTGGCGGAAATATGGGTGAGTCAGGCTGTGTGTCCTGGATGTTCCATAAAAAAGGTTGTCTATCGGTTGATAAAAAGGACATAGGTGAAGATGAATTGTTAGAGATGATTATGGAAGCAGGGGCAGAAGATATGAAATTGGAAGATGATGTCTATGAAATTACTACTGACCCACAAAGTTTTGAAGAAGTGAAAAACATCTTAGCTAAAAATGGTCTTAAGTTAAAATTCGCTGAGATTTCAATGGAACCCCAAAGCTATATTAAGGTTGACGCAAATACGGCTCGAAGCGTCTTAAAACTGATTGAAGCCTTAGAAGAAGACGAGGATGTTCAAGAGGTTTATTCTAATTCTGATATTCCAGATGAAGTTATGCAAGAATTACAACAAGGATAA
- the gap gene encoding type I glyceraldehyde-3-phosphate dehydrogenase, with product MAIKVGINGFGRIGRGVLRAGIDNSKIDFVAVNDVTDAKTLAHLLKYDSNFGILNKEVSATADSIIVGGKEIKVLKVKDPQELPWKDLGVEMVIESTGHFTDRESASKHLQAGVKKVIISAPAKNEDITIVLGVNEDKYNPNTHHIISNASCTTNCLAPIVKVLLDNFGIKRGLMTTIHSYTNDQRILDLPHKDLRRARAAAISMIPTTTGAAKAIGLVIPELKGKFHGIAIRVPTPNVSLVDLVVEIEKDVTKEEVNAAVKSAAQGKLNKYLEYCESPLVSTDFNGNPKSAIFDPEYTTVMENNLIKVLAWYDNEWGYSCRVVDLIEYIMS from the coding sequence ATGGCTATAAAAGTAGGAATAAATGGCTTCGGTCGGATTGGAAGGGGGGTTTTAAGGGCAGGAATTGATAATTCAAAAATAGATTTCGTGGCGGTAAATGATGTAACTGACGCGAAAACATTAGCCCATCTCCTTAAATATGACTCAAATTTTGGCATACTTAACAAAGAAGTATCAGCGACTGCAGATTCTATTATCGTTGGTGGCAAGGAAATAAAGGTTCTAAAGGTTAAAGACCCGCAAGAACTGCCTTGGAAGGATTTAGGGGTAGAGATGGTTATAGAATCAACCGGACATTTTACAGATAGAGAATCTGCTTCAAAACACTTGCAAGCGGGTGTGAAAAAGGTGATTATCAGTGCCCCGGCGAAGAATGAAGACATTACAATTGTGCTTGGTGTAAATGAGGACAAATACAACCCAAACACCCACCACATCATCTCTAATGCCTCCTGCACCACCAATTGTTTAGCCCCGATAGTAAAGGTATTGCTGGATAATTTTGGGATAAAGCGTGGATTAATGACGACTATTCATTCTTATACAAATGACCAGCGAATTCTTGACTTACCACATAAAGATTTACGACGGGCAAGAGCCGCGGCTATATCTATGATTCCTACTACTACCGGCGCCGCAAAAGCCATTGGATTGGTTATTCCAGAACTAAAAGGCAAATTCCACGGCATTGCCATTAGAGTGCCAACTCCTAATGTTTCATTGGTAGATTTGGTCGTGGAGATCGAAAAGGATGTAACTAAGGAAGAGGTAAATGCGGCAGTTAAATCTGCGGCTCAAGGAAAATTAAATAAATATTTAGAATATTGTGAGTCACCTTTAGTCTCAACGGATTTTAACGGTAACCCTAAATCCGCTATATTCGACCCGGAATATACCACGGTGATGGAGAATAACTTAATTAAGGTTTTAGCCTGGTATGATAACGAATGGGGGTATTCTTGCCGCGTGGTGGATTTGATTGAGTATATAATGAGTTAA
- a CDS encoding DUF3368 domain-containing protein, whose product MSKIAILNNTVLSNFSSVNRLDLIKFAFDEYYTSKDVVDEVSIGIKRGYDFLQQVRENIYPLNKNGWLRIENIRKLSDYKLYDKLLKTVSRGEASCIVIAYQKGWIFVSDDKDARIIADSFGVKISGTLGILKIAIDKGIISIKEADFLLDLMIKRGYRAPIRNIREILEVE is encoded by the coding sequence ATGAGCAAAATAGCCATCTTAAATAATACAGTTCTCTCTAACTTTTCATCAGTTAATAGATTAGATTTAATTAAATTCGCCTTTGATGAATATTATACGAGTAAAGATGTGGTTGATGAAGTTAGTATAGGAATCAAAAGAGGATATGATTTTCTTCAACAAGTTAGAGAAAATATTTATCCACTTAATAAAAATGGTTGGTTAAGAATAGAGAACATAAGAAAGTTAAGTGATTATAAACTTTATGATAAACTGTTAAAAACCGTAAGTCGAGGAGAGGCTTCTTGTATTGTTATAGCTTATCAAAAAGGATGGATATTTGTCTCTGATGATAAGGATGCAAGAATAATTGCAGACTCTTTTGGAGTTAAAATTTCAGGAACATTAGGTATATTAAAAATAGCTATTGATAAAGGGATTATTTCTATAAAAGAAGCAGATTTCTTACTTGATTTAATGATTAAACGAGGGTATAGAGCACCAATTAGAAACATAAGGGAAATACTGGAGGTAGAATAA
- the tpiA gene encoding triose-phosphate isomerase → MRRPIIVANWKMNKTTKKAIQFVTELKEQLSNYTGVEVVVCPPFTALSRVKEVLQDSKIVIGAQNMYPEPAGAVTGEISPLMLIDVNCEYVIIGHSERRILFNETDEIINKKLKVASTYRLRPILCIGEHIEQRDAGKTEKVVYQQLINGLADIGKDDILKMVIAYEPIWAIGTGRTSTPEDANAIHKFIRQTLNDIYDEKVASKIRIQYGGSVRPDNIDALMSQSDIDGVLVGGASLDVRSFVRIVKFKREVV, encoded by the coding sequence ATGCGCAGACCAATTATTGTGGCAAATTGGAAGATGAATAAAACAACTAAAAAGGCAATACAATTTGTGACTGAGTTAAAAGAACAATTATCTAATTATACAGGTGTTGAAGTGGTTGTATGTCCTCCTTTTACAGCTTTAAGTAGAGTAAAGGAAGTCTTGCAGGATAGTAAAATAGTTATTGGCGCCCAAAATATGTATCCAGAGCCAGCAGGGGCAGTTACCGGTGAAATATCCCCTTTAATGTTGATTGATGTTAATTGTGAGTATGTCATTATTGGTCATTCTGAAAGACGAATACTATTTAATGAGACGGACGAAATAATTAATAAAAAACTTAAAGTTGCTTCTACTTATAGACTTAGACCTATATTGTGCATTGGAGAACACATCGAGCAAAGAGATGCGGGTAAAACTGAAAAGGTAGTCTATCAGCAATTGATTAACGGATTGGCGGATATAGGTAAAGATGATATTTTAAAAATGGTCATTGCTTATGAACCAATCTGGGCAATTGGCACGGGTAGAACCTCTACTCCAGAGGATGCTAATGCTATTCATAAATTTATTCGTCAGACTTTAAATGATATTTATGATGAAAAAGTCGCTTCAAAAATCAGGATTCAATACGGTGGTAGTGTTAGACCGGATAATATCGATGCCTTGATGTCCCAATCTGATATTGATGGGGTCTTAGTCGGTGGGGCAAGTTTAGATGTGCGGTCTTTTGTTAGAATTGTGAAGTTTAAAAGAGAGGTTGTGTGA